The following are from one region of the Salvia hispanica cultivar TCC Black 2014 chromosome 1, UniMelb_Shisp_WGS_1.0, whole genome shotgun sequence genome:
- the LOC125202296 gene encoding receptor-like protein 44, translating to MGSRAHLFAAAALLLLLPLFSSDPDDERCLTHLSQSLSDPLKSLHNWSATTFTSPCDGSTSFLRGATCNNGRISTLSLSNLSLRGSIPPHLSNCTALQSLDLSSNALSGTIPSDLGSLLNLAALNLSFNAFSGPIPAQLGLLVRLSAFDISSNRLSGPIPSSLGNRTGSLARFNASSFVGNKGLYGYPLPPPKKSGFPGLAIVGIGLGSGLVSLLLSFIVVCVWLRVIEQRSENHEGKITQLMPHY from the coding sequence ATGGGCAGCCGGGCCCACCTGTTCGCCGCCGCAgcgctcctcctcctcctccctctCTTCTCCTCCGATCCCGACGACGAGCGCTGCCTCACCCATCTAAGCCAATCCCTCTCCGACCCCCTAAAAAGCCTCCACAACTGGAGCGCCACCACCTTCACATCCCCCTGCGACGGCTCCACCTCCTTCCTCCGCGGCGCCACCTGCAACAACGGTCGCATCTCCACCCTCTCCCTCTCCAACCTCTCTTTACGAGGCTCCATCCCCCCTCACCTCTCCAACTGCACCGCCCTCCAATCCCTCGACCTCTCCTCCAACGCCCTCTCCGGCACCATCCCGTCCGACCTCGGGAGCCTCCTCAATCTCGCGGCGCTCAACCTCTCCTTCAACGCCTTCTCCGGCCCAATCCCGGCCCAGCTAGGCCTGCTGGTCCGGCTCTCGGCTTTTGACATCTCGAGTAACCGGCTATCCGGTCCGATTCCTTCTTCGCTGGGGAACCGGACTGGGAGCCTGGCCCGTTTCAATGCGAGCTCTTTTGTTGGGAACAAGGGCCTTTACGGCTATCCCTTGCCACCGCCAAAGAAGTCCGGGTTTCCGGGCTTGGCGATCGTCGGAATCGGGCTCGGAAGCGGGCTGGTGAGCTTGCTGCTTAGCTTTATTGTGGTTTGTGTTTGGTTGAGAGTTATTGAGCAGAGATCCGAGAATCATGAGGGCAAAATTACTCAGCTCATGCCGCATTATtag